In the Ipomoea triloba cultivar NCNSP0323 chromosome 6, ASM357664v1 genome, one interval contains:
- the LOC116023011 gene encoding uncharacterized protein LOC116023011, whose translation MAAVPSFGLHRLPSRPWLQSLCSTRRPAPSPRSISILSSLSSVEDTDDTLLNTTAEKPNSTTSSNNRNDKAKKSFFPRRGQILELVCESLAFKGKGVCKVADSGFVVLCDRALPGERFIGVVTRKKDNYAEVRKMKTITPHWDYVEAPCEYASHCGGCKTQNLSYEAQLKAKEQQVHELVVHVGKFSDQNPEFAHVMKPIVPCDIQFGYRNKMEFSFGPKGWVPAELLQERKNAREYALGLHAPGFFDKVLNVNKCLLQSDPANKVLATVQEYWRDLEFGLSPYDVHSHSGYLKHLMLRSGRDCKTGLPELMVNFVTSSYSPELLKPIVEKIATIPEVVSIVNNVNTSIGNTSVGEEEYTLYGKSAITESLRGLTFQISANSFFQTNTHQAEILYKLIEDCASLKGDGSEVVLDLFCGTGTIGLTLAKRVRHVYGYEVVAQAISDANQNAKLNGICNATFIEGDLNKIDENFGSNFPKPDIVITDPNRPGMHMKLIKFLLNLKAARIVYVSCNPATCARDLNYLCFGVPEKNISGCYKLSKLQPVDMFPHTPHIECVCLLELLS comes from the exons ATGGCGGCAGTGCCGAGCTTTGGCCTCCACCGTCTACCTTCACGGCCATGGCTACAAAGCCTCTGTTCCACGAGAAGACCTGCTCCTTCTCCACGTTCTATCTCGATactttcttctctctcctcaGTCGAAGACACCGACGACACTCTGCTGAACACAACAGCAGAAAAACCTAACAGTACTACTAGCAGTAACAACAGAAATGATAAGGCGAAAAAGTCATTTTTTCCTAGGCGAGGGCAGATCTTGGAGCTGGTTTGTGAATCTCTAGCGTTCAAAGGCAAAGGCGTTTGCAAGGTCGCCGATTCTGGCTTCGTGGTACTGTGCGACCGTGCTCTCCCCGGAGAACGCTTCATTGGCGTCGTCACTCGCAAAAAAGACAATTATGCTGAG GTTAGGAAAATGAAGACCATTACACCTCATTGGGACTATGTTGAAGCGCCATGTGAATATGCTTCACATTGTGGAGGTTGCAAGACCCAGAATTTATCATACGAAGCTCAGCTCAAAGCCAAAGAGCAACAAGTTCATGAGCTTGTTGTACATGTAGGCAAGTTCTCGGATCAAAATCCAGAATTTGCTCATGTGATGAAACCCATTGTTCCTTGTGATATCCAGTTTGGGTATAGAAACAAG ATGGAGTTCTCCTTTGGCCCAAAAGGCTGGGTACCTGCAGAGCTGTTACAGGAACGCAAAAATGCTAGAGAATATGCTCTAGGATTGCATGCTCCTGGATTTTTTGATAAGGTTCTGAATGTCAACAAATGTTTATTACAAAGTGACCCAGCTAACAAG GTTCTTGCAACTGTGCAAGAATATTGGAGGGATCTGGAGTTTGGCCTTTCTCCTTATGATGTCCACTCTCATTCTGGCTATCTGAAACATCTAATGCTGAGAAGCGGCAG GGATTGCAAAACTGGTCTTCCTGAGCTTATGGTTAATTTTGTGACCTCTTCGTACAGCCCAGAGCTATTGAAACCCATTGTGGAGAAAATTGCAACTATCCCTGAAGTG GTAAGCATTGTTAATAATGTGAATACGTCTATAGGCAACACATCTGTTGGCGAGGAAGAATACACATTGTATGGCAAATCTGCTATCACAGAGAGTTTAAGAGGGCTTACTTTTCAGATTTCAGCAAACTCTTTCTTCCAGACAAACACACACCAG GCAGAGATTCTTTACAAATTAATTGAGGACTGTGCCTCTCTCAAAGGAGATGGCTCAGAAGTTGTTCTTGACCTATTCTGTGGGACAGGAACCATTGGTCTTACTCTGGCCAAAAG AGTGCGGCATGTTTATGGTTATGAAGTCGTTGCTCAAGCAATCTCAGATGCAAATCAGAATGCAAAGCTCAATGGAATCTGTAATGCAACATTCATTGAAGGAGATCTTAACAAGATTGATGAAAACTTTGGCAGCAATTTTCCCAAGCCTGACATTGTCATTACAG ATCCAAATCGTCCAGGAATGCACATGAAATTGATTAAGTTTCTGCTAAATTTGAAGGCAGCTCGCATTGTCTATGTATCATGTAACCCTGCCACTTGTGCTCGTGACCTTAATTACCTCTGTTTTGGTGTA CCTGAGAAAAATATAAGTGGGTGCTACAAGCTTAGTAAATTGCAACCAGTGGACATGTTCCCACATACTCCTCACATTGAATGTGTTTGTTTGCTGGAGCTTCTTTCATAA
- the LOC116023777 gene encoding IAA-amino acid hydrolase ILR1-like 1, giving the protein MSFSLFLIFALFSFSPVVLSDSSFTPEAIPQIFLNFAKKTEVSDWMVGIRRKIHENPELMFEEFDTSKLIREKLDELGIPYKHPFAGTGVVGFVGSGNPPFVALRADMDALAMEEMVEWEHKSKNPGKMHACGHDAHVAMLLGGAKILQEHTNMLKGTVLLVFQPAEEGGAGAKQMMDAGALENVEAIFGMHVNPLLPVGEVRSRPGPLLAGAGIFEAVISGKGGHAAIPQHSIDPVLAASNVIVSLQHLVSREADPLDAQVVTVCKFEGSGAFNVIPDSVTIGGTFRAFSMESLMHLKQRIEEVIVGQAAVQRCNATVNFFADDNLISPPTVNNKDLHNHFEKVASDMLGSSHVQAMEPLMGSEDFAFYQETMPGYFFFLGAKDDTNIKLASAHSPYFKISEDALPYGAALGASLAVRYVLENQPEDALLNRRNHQEL; this is encoded by the exons atGAGCTTCTCCCTGTTCTTGATTTTTGCTCTTTTTTCGTTTTCTCCCGTAGTTTTGTCAGATTCTTCGTTTACACCCGAGGCCATCCCTCAGATTTTCCTTAATTTTGCCAAGAAAACTGAGGTTTCCGATTGGATGGTCGGGATCAGGCGGAAGATACATGAAAATCCCGAGTTGATGTTCGAGGAATTTGATACCAGTAAGCTTATCAGGGAGAAATTGGATGAACTGGGGATTCCCTACAAGCACCCATTTGCAGGAACTGGGGTTGTTGGATTCGTTGGTTCGGGAAACCCCCCCTTTGTTGCTTTAAGAGCAGATATGGATGCTCTGGCCATGGAG gaaatggtGGAGTGGGAGCACAAGAGTAAGAACCCTGGGAAAATGCATGCTTGTGGACATGATGCACATGTTGCTATGCTTCTTGGTGGTGCGAAGATTCTTCAGGAACATACAAATATGTTGAAG GGGACAGTTTTGCTTGTTTTCCAACCAGCGGAGGAAGGAGGGGCCGGGGCTAAGCAAATGATGGATGCTGGAGCGCTGGAAAATGTCGAGGCAATCTTTGGTATGCATGTGAATCCTTTGTTACCTGTCGGTGAAGTGAGATCCAGACCAGGGCCTCTCTTGGCTGGGGCTGGCATTTTCGAAGCTGTAATCAGTGGAAAAGGCGGTCATGCTGCTATTCCTCAGCACTCAATAGACCCGGTTCTTGCAGCCTCAAACGTGATAGTCAGCTTACAGCATCTTGTTTCTCGGGAAGCTGACCCTTTAGACGCTCAG GTAGTTACAGTTTGTAAATTTGAAGGAAGTGGTGCGTTTAACGTTATCCCTGATTCTGTCACCATCGGTGGCACTTTCCGAGCCTTCTCAATGGAGAGCTTAATGCATCTGAAGCAGCGTATTGAGGAG GTAATCGTAGGACAGGCCGCTGTTCAGAGGTGCAATGCAACTGTTAATTTTTTCGCAGATGACAACCTGATTAGCCCGCCAACCGTAAACAACAAAGACCTGCATAATCACTTTGAGAAAGTTGCAAGTGACATGCTCGGAAGCTCCCACGTTCAAGCCATGGAACCGCTTATGGGGTCTGAAGATTTCGCGTTTTATCAGGAGACAATGCCCGGTTACTTCTTCTTTCTCGGGGCAAAGGATGACACGAACATAAAACTCGCATCAGCACACTCCCCCTACTTTAAGATCAGCGAAGACGCCCTACCTTATGGCGCTGCACTTGGTGCATCATTGGCAGTTAGGTATGTTCTTGAAAACCAGCCAGAAGATGCTTTACTGAATAGAAGAAATCACCAAGAATTGTGA